The following are encoded together in the Streptomyces tsukubensis genome:
- a CDS encoding coenzyme F420-0:L-glutamate ligase, with product MSAAESAGYRVWAVPGLPEVRQGDDLAGLIAATGVELADGDVLLVTSKIVSKAEGRVMAADSREEAIDAETVRVVARRGSLRIVENRQGLVMAAAGVDASNTPAGTVLLLPEDANASARAVRAGVRAALGVDVGVVVTDTFGRPWRSGLTDVAIGSAGVRVLDDLRGGTDAYGNPLSATVVATADELAAAGDLVKGKAEGLPVAVVRGLPHVVGDDGEDASALVRVARDDMFRLGTSEAVREAVTQRRTVRAFTDDPVDAGSVRRAVAAAVTAPAPHHTTPWRFVLLETERARTELLDAMRDAWIADLRRDGRSEESVAKRVRRGEVLRAAPYLAVPCLVTDGSHHYGDPRRDTAEREMFVVAAGAGVQNFLVALAGERLGSAWVSSTMFCRDVVREVLRLPENWDPMGAVAIGRPAAEPAARPPRDADSFIEVR from the coding sequence ATGAGCGCCGCAGAATCGGCGGGCTACCGCGTGTGGGCCGTGCCCGGCCTGCCCGAGGTGCGCCAGGGGGACGATCTCGCGGGGCTCATCGCCGCCACCGGGGTCGAGCTCGCCGACGGTGACGTGCTGCTCGTCACGTCGAAGATCGTCTCCAAGGCCGAGGGCAGGGTGATGGCCGCCGACTCCCGCGAGGAGGCCATCGACGCGGAGACCGTACGGGTGGTGGCCCGGCGCGGGTCGCTGCGTATCGTCGAGAACCGGCAGGGCCTCGTGATGGCCGCTGCGGGTGTCGACGCCTCCAACACCCCTGCGGGGACTGTGCTGTTGCTGCCGGAGGACGCCAACGCCTCGGCCCGCGCCGTACGTGCGGGGGTGCGCGCCGCGCTCGGTGTGGACGTGGGGGTCGTCGTCACCGACACCTTCGGCCGTCCCTGGCGCAGCGGTCTGACGGATGTGGCGATCGGCTCGGCGGGGGTGCGGGTCCTCGACGACCTGCGCGGCGGTACCGACGCGTACGGCAATCCGCTGAGCGCCACCGTCGTGGCCACCGCCGACGAACTGGCCGCAGCGGGCGACCTGGTGAAGGGCAAGGCCGAGGGGCTGCCGGTCGCCGTGGTGCGCGGGCTCCCCCATGTCGTCGGCGACGACGGCGAGGACGCGAGCGCGCTGGTACGAGTGGCCCGCGACGACATGTTCAGGCTCGGCACCTCGGAAGCCGTACGGGAGGCGGTGACGCAGCGGCGTACGGTACGTGCCTTCACCGACGACCCGGTCGACGCGGGCTCCGTGCGGCGCGCGGTCGCCGCCGCCGTGACGGCGCCCGCGCCGCACCACACGACGCCCTGGCGGTTCGTGTTGCTGGAGACGGAGCGGGCCCGCACCGAACTGCTCGACGCGATGCGGGACGCGTGGATCGCGGACCTGCGGCGGGACGGCCGGAGCGAGGAGTCCGTCGCCAAGCGGGTGCGCAGGGGTGAGGTGCTGCGCGCGGCGCCGTATCTCGCCGTGCCCTGCCTGGTCACGGACGGGTCGCACCACTACGGGGATCCGCGCAGGGACACGGCGGAGCGCGAGATGTTCGTGGTCGCGGCCGGCGCCGGGGTGCAGAACTTCCTGGTCGCCCTCGCGGGCGAGAGGCTCGGCTCGGCCTGGGTGTCGTCCACGATGTTCTGCCGCGACGTCGTCAGGGAGGTGCTGCGCCTCCCCGAGAACTGGGACCCGATGGGCGCGGTCGCCATCGGCCGCCCGGCGGCGGAACCGGCCGCGCGGCCGCCCCGGGACGCAGACTCGTTCATCGAGGTGCGCTGA
- a CDS encoding DNA-3-methyladenine glycosylase family protein — translation MAGRFPPRAPRPPYPARAPRGAGTEAVSVRGAGTESVSVRATQPRTGGAEQPRTRDWAPRGPLDIGLVLGPLRRGPGDPAFRATQDGALWRVCRTPSGPGTLRVTASGGTVRAQAWGPGGEWLLDRLPALLGDNDEPEAFVARHRLVAATHRARPGLRLTRTGLVLESLIPSILEQKVTADEAYRAWRRLLVKFGDPAPGPAPERMAAMPEPRTWALIPSWEWHRAGVDNKRASTILRAVRVAERMEEAAAMDPVAAAARLELIPGIGPWTSAEVVQRSHGAPDAITTGDLHLPRIIGYALTGGRDTDDEAMLELLAPYAGQRHRAARLILLAGRVPPRRTPKMPRTDIGLL, via the coding sequence GTGGCAGGCCGTTTCCCCCCGCGCGCACCGCGCCCCCCGTATCCCGCCCGCGCCCCGCGCGGTGCCGGTACCGAAGCGGTGTCCGTCCGCGGCGCCGGTACCGAATCGGTGTCCGTCCGTGCGACGCAGCCCCGCACAGGTGGCGCGGAGCAGCCACGTACCCGTGACTGGGCGCCACGCGGCCCGCTCGACATCGGCCTCGTACTCGGCCCGCTGCGCCGGGGACCGGGCGATCCCGCCTTCAGGGCCACCCAGGACGGTGCTCTCTGGCGGGTCTGCCGTACGCCGTCAGGCCCCGGCACCCTGCGGGTCACCGCGAGCGGCGGGACGGTGCGGGCGCAGGCGTGGGGCCCCGGCGGTGAATGGCTGCTCGACCGGCTGCCCGCGCTCCTCGGCGACAACGACGAACCCGAGGCCTTCGTGGCGCGCCACCGGCTGGTCGCCGCCACCCACCGCGCCCGCCCGGGGCTGCGTCTGACGCGTACGGGACTCGTACTCGAATCGCTGATCCCCTCGATCCTTGAGCAGAAGGTCACCGCGGACGAGGCGTACCGCGCGTGGCGCAGGCTGCTCGTGAAGTTCGGCGACCCGGCGCCAGGGCCCGCCCCCGAGCGGATGGCCGCCATGCCCGAACCCCGTACGTGGGCGCTGATCCCCTCCTGGGAGTGGCACAGGGCAGGGGTCGACAACAAACGCGCCTCGACCATCCTGCGGGCGGTCAGGGTGGCAGAGCGCATGGAGGAGGCAGCGGCCATGGATCCCGTCGCCGCGGCGGCCCGACTCGAACTGATCCCCGGCATCGGCCCCTGGACCTCGGCTGAGGTCGTCCAGCGCTCGCACGGCGCCCCCGACGCCATCACCACGGGTGACCTGCACCTTCCGAGGATCATCGGCTACGCGCTCACCGGAGGGCGCGACACCGACGACGAGGCGATGCTCGAACTCCTCGCCCCCTACGCGGGCCAGCGCCACCGCGCGGCCCGGCTGATCCTCCTCGCGGGCCGCGTCCCGCCCCGCCGCACACCCAAGATGCCGCGTACGGACATCGGGCTGCTCTGA
- a CDS encoding WhiB family transcriptional regulator, which produces MTELFQQLLVEDAEEELGWQERALCAQTDPESFFPEKGGSTREAKKVCLACEVRSECLEYALANDERFGIWGGLSERERRRLKKAAV; this is translated from the coding sequence ATGACCGAGCTGTTTCAGCAACTGCTGGTCGAGGACGCGGAAGAGGAACTCGGCTGGCAGGAGCGCGCACTGTGCGCGCAGACCGACCCCGAGTCCTTCTTCCCGGAGAAGGGCGGCTCCACCCGCGAGGCCAAGAAGGTCTGCCTCGCCTGCGAGGTCCGCTCCGAGTGCCTCGAATACGCACTCGCCAATGACGAGCGGTTCGGTATCTGGGGCGGGCTCTCCGAGCGCGAACGCCGCCGGCTGAAGAAGGCCGCGGTCTGA
- the cofD gene encoding 2-phospho-L-lactate transferase — translation MRIVVLAGGIGGARFLRGLQKALGDDAPDTSITVIGNTGDDIHLFGLKVCPDLDTVMYTLGGGINEEQGWGRKDETFRVKEELAAYGVGPEWFGLGDRDFATHIVRTQMLGAGYPLSAVTEALCERWKPGVRLLPMSDDRIETHVAVDVDGERKAIHFQEYWVRMRASVPAQAVVPVGADQAKPAPGVLEAIAEADVVLFPPSNPVVSVGTILAVPGIREAIADAGVPVVGLSPIVGDAPVRGMADKVLAAVGVESNAAAVAEHYGSGLLDGWLVDTVDAGVVERVESAGIRCRAVPLMMTDLDATARMAREALDLAEEVRV, via the coding sequence ATGCGCATTGTTGTTCTCGCCGGCGGTATCGGTGGTGCTCGTTTTCTCCGTGGTCTGCAGAAGGCCCTGGGGGACGACGCCCCGGACACCTCGATCACGGTCATCGGCAACACCGGTGACGACATCCACCTCTTCGGGTTGAAGGTCTGTCCCGATCTCGACACGGTGATGTACACCCTGGGCGGTGGCATCAACGAGGAGCAGGGCTGGGGGCGTAAGGACGAGACCTTCCGCGTCAAGGAGGAGTTGGCCGCGTACGGAGTGGGCCCCGAGTGGTTCGGGCTCGGCGACCGCGACTTCGCCACCCACATCGTCCGTACGCAGATGCTGGGCGCGGGCTATCCGCTGAGCGCCGTCACCGAGGCGCTGTGCGAGCGGTGGAAGCCCGGGGTGCGGCTGCTGCCGATGTCCGACGACCGTATCGAGACCCATGTGGCCGTCGATGTGGACGGCGAGCGCAAGGCGATCCACTTCCAGGAGTACTGGGTGCGGATGCGTGCCTCGGTGCCCGCGCAGGCGGTGGTGCCGGTCGGCGCGGACCAGGCGAAGCCCGCCCCCGGCGTCCTTGAGGCCATCGCCGAGGCGGACGTGGTGCTCTTTCCCCCGTCGAACCCGGTGGTGTCCGTCGGCACCATTCTCGCGGTGCCCGGTATCCGGGAGGCCATCGCCGACGCGGGCGTTCCCGTGGTGGGGCTCTCCCCCATCGTCGGGGACGCGCCCGTGCGGGGCATGGCGGACAAGGTGCTCGCGGCGGTCGGCGTCGAGTCGAACGCCGCGGCCGTCGCCGAGCACTACGGCTCCGGGCTGCTCGACGGCTGGCTGGTCGACACGGTCGACGCGGGAGTGGTGGAGCGTGTCGAGTCCGCGGGCATCCGCTGCCGGGCGGTGCCGCTCATGATGACCGACCTGGACGCGACAGCGCGGATGGCCCGCGAGGCCCTGGACCTGGCCGAAGAGGTACGGGTATGA
- the manB gene encoding mannose-1-phosphate guanylyltransferase, with the protein MTQAPEAILLVGGKGTRLRPLTVHTPKPMVPAAGVPFLAHQLARARAAGVEHIVLATSYLAEVFEPYFGDGSAFGLRLEYVTEREPLGTGGAIRNVAGHLESGPDDPVLIFNGDILTGLDINALVDTHVSTDADVSLHLSRVDDPRAFGLVPTDATGRVQAFLEKPQTPEEIVTDQINAGAYVFRRSVIDSIPDSRPVSGERETFPGLLDAGAHLQGMVDSTYWLDLGTPPGLRTRLGRPGTRPRALARGPWPLGERLVMPTAEVAEDAKLTEGTVIGAGAVIGPGARISGSTVLDGAIVEQGAVIADSMVGAGARIGARTVLAGAVIGDGADVGADNELRDGVRVWCGAVLPDGAVRFSSDQ; encoded by the coding sequence GTGACTCAGGCACCGGAAGCTATCCTCCTGGTGGGCGGCAAGGGCACGAGACTTCGCCCGCTCACGGTGCACACACCCAAACCGATGGTGCCGGCGGCCGGCGTCCCGTTCCTCGCGCATCAGCTCGCCCGCGCGCGGGCCGCCGGGGTCGAACACATCGTGCTGGCGACCTCGTATCTCGCAGAGGTGTTCGAGCCGTACTTCGGTGACGGCTCGGCGTTCGGACTGCGGCTGGAGTACGTGACGGAGCGCGAGCCGCTGGGTACGGGCGGCGCCATCCGCAACGTCGCGGGGCACCTGGAGTCGGGCCCCGACGATCCGGTGCTCATCTTCAACGGCGACATCCTCACGGGGCTCGACATCAACGCCCTCGTCGATACCCACGTCTCGACCGACGCCGATGTCTCCCTGCACCTGAGCCGCGTCGATGATCCGCGCGCCTTCGGCCTCGTGCCGACGGACGCGACGGGACGCGTACAGGCCTTCCTGGAGAAGCCGCAGACGCCCGAGGAGATCGTCACCGACCAGATCAACGCGGGCGCCTACGTCTTCCGGCGCTCGGTGATCGACTCCATCCCCGACTCCCGTCCCGTCTCGGGCGAGCGGGAGACCTTCCCCGGACTGCTCGACGCGGGCGCCCACCTCCAGGGCATGGTCGACTCCACCTACTGGCTGGACCTCGGCACACCCCCAGGCCTTCGTACGCGGCTCGGCCGACCTGGTACTCGGCCGCGCGCCCTCGCCCGCGGTCCCTGGCCGCTGGGTGAACGGCTCGTCATGCCGACCGCGGAGGTCGCTGAAGACGCCAAGCTCACCGAGGGCACGGTGATCGGCGCGGGAGCGGTCATCGGCCCCGGCGCCAGGATCAGCGGCAGCACCGTCCTGGACGGAGCCATCGTGGAGCAGGGAGCGGTCATCGCCGATTCGATGGTCGGCGCGGGCGCCAGGATCGGCGCGCGCACGGTCCTCGCGGGCGCGGTGATCGGCGACGGCGCGGACGTCGGCGCCGACAACGAACTGCGCGACGGCGTACGGGTCTGGTGCGGGGCCGTCCTGCCGGACGGAGCGGTGCGCTTCTCTTCGGATCAGTAA
- a CDS encoding cysteine dioxygenase has translation MNSDSDLQIAGDLLEVPHLLQPAREHPVTVAEFAGLARAVAADRAAWAPLVEYDATSRWYHRLRTGPGYEVWLLSWVPGQGSGNHDHGRSSGVLTVLDGELTEHSARGVRTLRAGTQRVFAPGYAHDVHNDSLGPAVSLHVYFPGLTEMPMHAARCATDPAESSGGPAEVSAPASAAPAVTGP, from the coding sequence ATGAACAGCGACAGCGACCTCCAGATCGCGGGCGATCTCCTTGAGGTCCCCCACCTGCTTCAGCCGGCCCGCGAGCACCCCGTCACAGTGGCCGAGTTCGCCGGCCTGGCCCGCGCCGTGGCGGCCGACCGCGCCGCGTGGGCGCCCCTTGTCGAGTACGACGCCACCAGCCGCTGGTACCACCGGCTGCGCACCGGCCCCGGCTATGAGGTCTGGCTGCTCTCCTGGGTGCCGGGACAGGGCAGCGGCAACCACGACCACGGGCGCTCCAGCGGTGTGCTGACCGTCCTCGACGGCGAGCTGACCGAGCACAGCGCGCGGGGCGTAAGGACGCTCCGCGCCGGGACGCAGCGGGTCTTCGCGCCGGGCTACGCCCACGACGTGCACAACGACTCGCTCGGCCCCGCGGTCAGCCTGCACGTGTACTTCCCCGGCCTCACGGAGATGCCGATGCACGCGGCCCGGTGCGCGACAGACCCGGCGGAGTCCTCGGGCGGCCCGGCGGAGGTCTCCGCTCCGGCGTCCGCCGCCCCCGCTGTCACAGGCCCCTGA
- a CDS encoding peptidoglycan recognition protein family protein, whose amino-acid sequence MRGFLASSIGVTCAAALAVPLAFPSGARTTARAATDRSVSEESADIVPGATRSLRMAPLPGDRAGGASSAEGTARREVRPFSLVGVVWDDAEKELHGRVQVRTRATGGGAWSGWQDLETHNAEHAADRDTPEGARGAAHGSTAPLWVGPSDAVESRVTPERAGGEGEAAGRAGAKRTGTGLPAGLRLDLVDPGEGSAAGAGGASGMEGASGAEGAEGMEAASGTEGAEGPEGAGGPAAPLGTLSADGDRAGAAPVRSHTGPRPAIVTRKRWGANERLREKKFRYTRTVKAAFVHHTATGNSYTCAQAPSVIRGIYRYHVKSMGWRDIGYNFLIDKCGKIYEGRAGGVTKPVMGAHTLGFNTNSTGIAVIGTYSRAKPPAAAVKGVARLTAWKLGLTGANPKRKVTLVSGGSNRYHKGKKVRMNVISGHRDGFSTECPGARLYKKLGTVRSTAAKRQHR is encoded by the coding sequence ATGCGTGGATTTCTTGCTTCCTCGATCGGTGTCACTTGCGCGGCGGCCCTCGCGGTCCCGCTCGCCTTCCCCTCCGGCGCCCGGACAACGGCCCGCGCCGCGACCGACCGGTCCGTCTCCGAGGAGAGCGCGGACATAGTCCCCGGCGCCACCCGGTCCCTGAGGATGGCGCCCCTGCCGGGCGACCGGGCGGGGGGCGCCTCATCGGCAGAAGGCACGGCAAGACGCGAGGTCAGACCCTTCTCTCTCGTCGGAGTCGTCTGGGACGACGCCGAGAAGGAGCTGCACGGCCGGGTGCAGGTCCGCACCCGCGCCACCGGCGGCGGGGCCTGGTCCGGCTGGCAGGACCTCGAAACCCACAACGCCGAACACGCGGCCGACAGGGACACCCCCGAAGGAGCCAGGGGCGCGGCCCACGGCTCCACCGCCCCGCTCTGGGTCGGGCCCTCCGACGCGGTCGAGTCCCGGGTGACTCCTGAGCGGGCGGGCGGGGAGGGGGAGGCCGCCGGGCGGGCGGGTGCCAAACGGACCGGGACCGGCCTCCCCGCCGGCCTGCGCCTCGATCTCGTCGATCCGGGCGAGGGCTCCGCAGCGGGCGCGGGGGGTGCGTCGGGTATGGAGGGTGCATCAGGTGCGGAGGGTGCGGAAGGTATGGAAGCCGCATCGGGTACGGAAGGTGCGGAAGGTCCGGAGGGCGCGGGCGGCCCCGCGGCCCCTCTCGGCACGCTTTCCGCAGACGGCGACCGCGCGGGCGCCGCCCCGGTCCGGTCGCACACCGGTCCGCGCCCGGCCATCGTCACCCGCAAGCGCTGGGGCGCCAACGAGAGGCTGCGCGAGAAGAAGTTCCGCTACACCCGTACCGTGAAGGCCGCCTTCGTCCACCACACCGCCACCGGCAACAGCTACACGTGCGCCCAGGCCCCCTCGGTCATCCGAGGTATCTACCGGTACCACGTGAAGAGCATGGGCTGGCGCGACATCGGCTACAACTTCCTCATCGACAAGTGCGGAAAGATCTACGAGGGTCGTGCCGGTGGTGTCACGAAGCCCGTCATGGGTGCCCACACCCTCGGCTTCAACACCAACAGCACGGGAATCGCGGTCATCGGCACGTACTCTCGCGCCAAGCCTCCCGCCGCCGCGGTGAAGGGCGTCGCCCGGCTCACCGCCTGGAAGCTCGGGCTGACCGGTGCGAACCCCAAGAGAAAGGTCACCCTCGTATCGGGTGGCAGCAACCGGTACCACAAGGGCAAAAAGGTTCGAATGAACGTCATCTCGGGCCATCGGGACGGCTTCTCGACCGAGTGCCCCGGTGCCCGGCTGTACAAGAAGCTCGGCACGGTCCGCTCCACGGCGGCCAAACGCCAGCACCGCTGA
- a CDS encoding glycosyltransferase, translating to MSVHSHSAAQFGAATAGLAPARTAALDPTRTPEFPRHVVTAVVVSHDGARWLPEALSGLLGQERPVQNAVAADTGSGDESAQLLAEALGADSVLHLARRSGFGTAVEEAARTAGTLTPDDLPYLKRPSGWDPVSRTWRDDAYDMPELPHGEPVQWLWLLHDDCAPEPGALTELLRVVENEGEVGREVAVVGPKLRGWYDRRQLLEVGVSIANSGRRWTGLDRREQDQGQHDLVRPVLSVSTAGMLVRRDVFEELGGFDRGLPLMRDDVDLCWRAHTAGHRVLVAPEAVVRHAEAASRERRTVDCVGRSTTSPHRVDKAGAAHTLLANVRGRALPWVLVRLIVGTVVRTVAYLVGKVPGQALDEIAGLLVTLLRPGRILNARRARAKGTVEPGELRPLFPPPGATLRLTVEQMAGSLSGGPEPEAAAAGRHGVVESGPGGDDADYLQVEQFARLKRIARKPGPVLFAVLLVFSLIACRALIGGGSLAGGALLPAPESASELWSRYLDGWHTFGTGGTAAAPPYLALVATLASLMLGSTAVAVTLLLVCSVPLAGVTAYFASRSLIESRLLRAWAAVAYAFLPAATGALAGGRIGTAVLAVLLPLIARVALSAGGFAGHRGSWRATWAYALLLTVTTAFTPIVWPIALVLGIGVLAVRRAEVAAYGPRFVAVVATPLIVLAPWSLSLLPFGFFQEAGSEYGAGSADALGLLGMDPGGPGTLAGLLLIGIVLAALAALVRTERRTAVLTAWAVALVGLVFAVLSNRSAWAGPATLVYGLALLGAALIGAQGARFRVAEQSFGWRQPLAALIALAAAVGPLVAAVGWMVAGADGPLERRDPEQVPAFVAEESSTEDQPRTLVLAGSDPAEVSYVLVRGSGSRIGDAEAARSLGDEGKLGKVVSRLVAGSGADQADQLGGFAVRYVLVQDGAPREMSRVLDATPGLSRLSQQDGSALWRVDRQVARASIVQKGKEPQTVASGPVELHTAVPAGPAGRTLRIADAADAGWTATLNGKPLERTTVDGWAQGFALPAGGGHLDVTYDEPFSHTLWLWAQGALALVLVVLALPGRRKTVDDDLPEEESDVTAEPVAGEGRRARRLRAQAEAEAEVEAEAPADREGEPEQPGIPAQQQPGMYDVDAPQDWEAQPAYADHLAQPQQPADPYGAAQQPQQGGYEQPYQADPYESGQYDPYGYGGQSYGQQQYQQPYDQQPYEPLPDSGQQYDAQGRPYPPNQGDGHDRPPYNGGTDPERPDGSNQ from the coding sequence ATGTCCGTGCACAGTCACTCGGCGGCCCAATTCGGCGCCGCCACAGCAGGGTTGGCCCCCGCCCGTACGGCGGCGCTTGATCCGACCCGAACGCCCGAGTTTCCACGGCACGTCGTCACCGCCGTGGTCGTCTCTCACGACGGCGCCCGCTGGCTGCCCGAGGCCCTCAGCGGGCTGCTCGGTCAGGAACGCCCCGTCCAGAACGCCGTCGCCGCCGACACCGGCAGCGGCGACGAATCCGCCCAGCTCCTCGCCGAAGCCCTCGGCGCGGACAGCGTCCTGCACCTCGCGAGGCGCTCGGGGTTCGGCACCGCCGTCGAGGAGGCGGCCCGCACGGCGGGCACGCTCACCCCGGACGACCTGCCCTACCTCAAGCGCCCGAGCGGCTGGGACCCCGTCAGCAGGACGTGGCGCGACGACGCGTACGACATGCCTGAGCTGCCGCACGGCGAACCCGTCCAGTGGCTGTGGCTGCTGCACGACGACTGCGCCCCCGAGCCCGGCGCTCTCACCGAGCTGCTGCGCGTGGTCGAGAACGAAGGGGAAGTCGGCCGCGAGGTCGCCGTCGTCGGCCCCAAACTGCGCGGCTGGTACGACCGCAGGCAGCTCCTTGAGGTCGGCGTCTCCATCGCCAACAGCGGTCGGCGCTGGACCGGCCTCGACCGCCGCGAACAGGACCAGGGCCAGCACGACCTCGTACGGCCCGTGCTCTCGGTCTCCACCGCCGGCATGCTCGTGCGCAGGGACGTCTTCGAGGAGCTCGGCGGCTTCGATCGCGGCCTGCCCCTCATGCGTGACGACGTCGACCTGTGCTGGCGCGCGCACACCGCGGGACACCGCGTCCTCGTCGCCCCGGAAGCCGTCGTCAGACACGCGGAGGCCGCCTCCCGCGAGCGCCGCACCGTCGACTGCGTCGGCCGCTCCACCACGAGCCCGCACCGCGTCGACAAGGCGGGCGCCGCACACACCCTGCTGGCCAATGTCCGGGGCAGAGCCCTGCCCTGGGTGCTGGTGCGGCTCATCGTGGGCACCGTGGTGCGGACCGTCGCCTACCTCGTCGGCAAGGTGCCCGGTCAGGCGCTCGACGAGATCGCGGGACTGCTCGTCACCCTCCTGAGGCCGGGACGGATCCTCAACGCCCGCCGCGCCCGCGCCAAGGGCACCGTCGAACCGGGTGAACTGCGGCCCCTCTTCCCGCCCCCCGGCGCCACCCTGCGGCTCACCGTCGAACAGATGGCGGGCAGCCTCTCCGGCGGACCGGAACCCGAGGCCGCGGCGGCGGGCAGACACGGTGTCGTCGAATCGGGACCCGGCGGTGACGACGCCGACTACCTCCAGGTCGAACAGTTCGCCAGGCTCAAGCGCATCGCCCGCAAGCCGGGTCCCGTGCTCTTCGCCGTCCTGCTCGTCTTCTCACTCATCGCCTGCCGCGCCCTGATCGGCGGCGGCTCCCTCGCGGGCGGCGCACTGCTGCCCGCACCCGAGTCCGCGTCGGAACTCTGGTCGCGCTACCTCGACGGCTGGCACACCTTCGGCACCGGAGGGACGGCAGCGGCGCCCCCCTACCTCGCCCTTGTCGCCACCCTCGCCTCCCTCATGCTCGGCTCCACCGCCGTCGCCGTCACCCTGCTCCTCGTGTGCTCGGTGCCGCTCGCGGGCGTCACCGCCTACTTCGCCTCACGCTCCCTCATCGAGTCACGGCTGCTGCGCGCCTGGGCGGCCGTCGCCTACGCCTTCCTGCCCGCGGCCACAGGGGCCCTCGCGGGCGGCAGGATCGGCACCGCGGTCCTCGCCGTCCTGCTTCCGCTGATCGCCCGAGTCGCCCTCTCCGCCGGCGGCTTCGCGGGCCACCGCGGCAGCTGGCGCGCCACCTGGGCCTACGCGCTGCTGCTGACGGTCACCACCGCCTTCACCCCCATCGTCTGGCCGATCGCGCTGGTCCTGGGGATCGGCGTGCTCGCGGTCCGCCGCGCCGAGGTGGCCGCGTACGGGCCGAGGTTCGTGGCCGTCGTCGCCACCCCGCTGATCGTGCTCGCGCCCTGGTCGCTGTCGCTGCTGCCGTTCGGCTTCTTCCAGGAGGCGGGCAGCGAGTACGGCGCGGGCTCCGCCGACGCCCTCGGCCTGCTCGGCATGGACCCCGGCGGTCCCGGCACCCTCGCGGGACTGCTGCTCATCGGTATCGTCCTCGCCGCCCTCGCCGCCCTGGTGCGTACGGAACGCCGCACGGCCGTCCTCACCGCCTGGGCGGTCGCCCTGGTCGGCCTGGTCTTCGCCGTGCTCTCGAACCGCTCCGCCTGGGCGGGACCCGCCACCCTTGTCTACGGTCTCGCCCTGCTGGGCGCCGCCCTGATCGGCGCCCAGGGCGCGCGGTTCAGGGTCGCGGAGCAGAGCTTCGGCTGGCGCCAGCCGCTGGCCGCCCTCATCGCGCTCGCCGCCGCTGTCGGCCCCTTGGTGGCGGCCGTCGGCTGGATGGTGGCAGGCGCCGACGGGCCGCTGGAGCGGCGCGACCCGGAACAGGTGCCCGCCTTCGTCGCGGAGGAGAGCTCCACCGAGGACCAGCCCCGCACCCTTGTCCTGGCGGGCAGCGATCCCGCCGAGGTCTCGTACGTGCTGGTGCGCGGCTCCGGCAGCCGGATCGGTGACGCCGAGGCCGCACGCTCCCTTGGCGACGAGGGGAAGCTCGGCAAGGTCGTCTCCCGCCTCGTCGCGGGCTCCGGCGCCGACCAGGCCGACCAACTCGGCGGCTTCGCGGTCCGCTACGTCCTGGTGCAGGACGGCGCCCCCCGCGAGATGAGCCGCGTCCTCGACGCCACTCCGGGTCTCAGCCGCCTCAGCCAGCAGGACGGCAGCGCCCTGTGGCGCGTGGATCGGCAGGTGGCCCGTGCCTCCATCGTCCAGAAGGGCAAGGAACCGCAGACCGTCGCTTCGGGCCCGGTCGAGCTGCACACCGCGGTCCCCGCGGGACCCGCGGGCCGCACCCTGCGTATCGCCGACGCGGCCGACGCGGGCTGGACGGCGACGCTGAACGGCAAGCCCTTGGAGCGGACCACCGTCGACGGCTGGGCACAGGGATTCGCACTGCCCGCGGGCGGCGGCCACCTCGACGTCACCTACGACGAACCGTTCAGCCACACTCTGTGGCTGTGGGCCCAGGGCGCGCTCGCCCTCGTCCTCGTGGTGCTCGCCCTGCCCGGCCGCCGCAAGACCGTGGACGACGACCTCCCCGAGGAGGAGAGCGACGTCACCGCCGAGCCGGTGGCGGGAGAGGGCCGCAGGGCCCGCAGACTCCGCGCCCAGGCCGAGGCCGAGGCCGAGGTGGAGGCGGAGGCTCCCGCCGACCGGGAGGGAGAGCCAGAACAGCCCGGGATCCCCGCGCAGCAGCAGCCAGGGATGTACGACGTGGACGCCCCGCAGGACTGGGAGGCCCAGCCCGCGTACGCGGACCACCTGGCCCAGCCCCAGCAGCCGGCCGACCCCTACGGCGCCGCCCAGCAGCCCCAGCAGGGCGGCTACGAACAGCCGTACCAGGCGGATCCGTACGAGAGCGGCCAGTACGACCCGTACGGGTACGGCGGGCAGTCCTACGGGCAGCAGCAGTACCAGCAGCCGTACGACCAGCAGCCCTACGAGCCCCTGCCGGACAGCGGGCAGCAGTACGACGCCCAGGGCCGGCCCTATCCGCCGAACCAGGGGGACGGGCACGACCGGCCCCCGTACAACGGGGGAACCGACCCCGAGCGCCCCGACGGGAGCAACCAGTGA